The following coding sequences lie in one Porphyromonas asaccharolytica DSM 20707 genomic window:
- a CDS encoding S-adenosylmethionine:tRNA ribosyltransferase-isomerase produces the protein MCDKPHTQHWVDIDINDYDYPLPDERIAEHPLAERDQCRLLMSDATGRLEDHTFAELPQLLPPHALLIRNNTRVIKARIFFVKATGARIEILCLDPYRPVSYEESLSSLGSCSWHCLVGNSKKWRPEQTISCTLPLAGGQTITLQASRAVETPDVVTFSWSDETKSFGEILELCGQLPIPPYLNRETESSDLTDYQTVYARIEGSVAAPTAGLHFTPELDDRLLAEGHRITELTLHVGAGTFLPVKGRQVAEHQMHSEYCSVPTATLETLLEHIDSPFVPIGTTSVRTLESLYWYAVALQQAAQEGGDVAEPFHLDQWYSYRMRQSCGAALPSRREALEILLCYARHRGLGRLTFSTALLIAPGYQYHMVDILVTNFHQPKSTLLLLVSALIGPRWRTLYEHALADVQYRFLSYGDACLLYRQDL, from the coding sequence ATGTGTGACAAGCCTCATACGCAGCACTGGGTCGATATAGATATCAACGACTACGACTACCCCCTCCCCGATGAGCGTATCGCAGAGCATCCGCTGGCGGAGCGTGACCAGTGCCGGCTCCTCATGAGCGATGCCACAGGGAGGCTAGAGGATCACACCTTTGCCGAGCTGCCACAACTGCTCCCGCCTCATGCGCTCCTCATTCGCAATAACACGCGGGTCATCAAGGCGCGCATCTTCTTTGTCAAAGCCACGGGTGCCCGCATCGAGATACTTTGCTTAGACCCATACAGACCTGTCAGCTACGAGGAGAGTCTATCATCACTCGGCTCATGCTCCTGGCACTGCCTTGTGGGCAACTCGAAGAAGTGGCGCCCCGAGCAGACTATCTCCTGTACGCTCCCATTAGCTGGAGGACAAACTATCACGTTACAAGCGAGTAGGGCGGTGGAGACGCCAGACGTAGTCACCTTCAGCTGGAGCGACGAGACCAAGAGCTTTGGCGAGATACTAGAGCTGTGCGGTCAGTTACCCATCCCCCCTTACCTCAATCGAGAGACCGAGAGCAGCGATCTCACCGACTATCAGACCGTCTACGCGCGTATTGAGGGCTCCGTGGCGGCGCCGACAGCGGGCCTGCACTTCACGCCAGAGCTCGATGACAGGCTTCTAGCCGAGGGGCATCGCATCACTGAGCTAACGCTCCATGTCGGTGCGGGTACCTTCCTCCCAGTCAAGGGACGTCAGGTCGCTGAGCATCAGATGCACAGTGAGTATTGCAGCGTGCCGACCGCAACGCTGGAGACTCTCTTAGAGCATATTGATAGCCCCTTTGTACCCATTGGGACGACCTCTGTACGCACCCTGGAGAGTCTCTACTGGTATGCCGTTGCGCTGCAGCAAGCTGCGCAGGAGGGTGGGGACGTGGCAGAGCCCTTTCACCTAGATCAGTGGTATAGCTATCGTATGCGTCAGAGTTGTGGCGCTGCGTTGCCGTCACGTCGTGAGGCTCTGGAGATCTTGCTCTGCTATGCTCGCCACAGAGGGCTTGGTCGGCTCACCTTCTCCACGGCGCTACTCATTGCCCCAGGCTATCAGTATCATATGGTAGACATCTTGGTGACCAACTTTCACCAGCCGAAGAGTACGCTCCTGCTGCTTGTCTCGGCACTTATCGGTCCCCGTTGGCGTACGCTCTACGAGCATGCCCTCGCTGATGTGCAGTACCGCTTCCTCAGCTATGGCGACGCCTGCCTGCTCTATCGACAAGACCTATAA